A window from Nocardioides mesophilus encodes these proteins:
- a CDS encoding SRPBCC family protein codes for MSEQTVAATTTIHADPAVVFAIVADPHQHPRIDGSGSLQGTIDGPDRLEKGSVFHVSMKMFGVPYKITNKVVELEPERRIAWRHFGGHRWRYELEPTADGGTRVTETFDYSRYNRLWRGVIEATGFPARNRRGIEQTLVRLKDAAEADTADRASRPTDPTP; via the coding sequence ATGAGCGAGCAGACCGTGGCGGCGACCACCACCATCCACGCGGACCCGGCGGTGGTCTTCGCGATCGTCGCGGACCCGCACCAGCACCCCCGCATCGACGGCTCCGGCTCGCTGCAGGGCACCATCGACGGCCCGGACCGGCTGGAGAAGGGGTCGGTCTTCCACGTCTCGATGAAGATGTTCGGGGTGCCCTACAAGATCACCAACAAGGTCGTCGAGCTCGAGCCGGAGCGGCGAATCGCCTGGCGGCACTTCGGCGGCCACCGCTGGCGCTACGAGCTCGAGCCGACCGCGGACGGCGGCACCCGGGTCACCGAGACGTTCGACTACTCGCGCTACAACCGGCTGTGGCGCGGCGTCATCGAGGCGACCGGCTTCCCGGCCCGCAACCGGCGCGGCATCGAGCAGACGCTGGTCCGGCTCAAGGACGCCGCCGAGGCCGACACCGCCGACCGGGCCTCCCGGCCGACCGACCCCACCCCCTGA
- the pdhA gene encoding pyruvate dehydrogenase (acetyl-transferring) E1 component subunit alpha, whose product MDELGSAELVQLLTPEGERVEHPDFSFDLGDDAIKGFYRDMVLTRRIDTEATALQRHGELGIWAQLLGQEAAQVGSGRALRPQDFVFPTYREHGVAWCRDIDPLRLLGLFRGVDQGGWDPNEGNFGLYTIVIGAQTLHATGYAMGLQRDGVVGTGDADRDAAVVAYFGDGASSQGDVNESFIFAASYNAPVVFFCQNNQWAISEPIERQSRIPLYQRALGFGFPGVRVDGNDVLASYAVTQAALQRARDGQGPTLVEAYTYRMGAHTTTDDPTRYRLSADVESWKLKDPIQRVKVYLTRNGLVDQDFFDEIEDEAEKLGEHLRAGCKALPEPRILDTFDYVYAEQTAELAAERDGFAAYLDSFDTTAGAH is encoded by the coding sequence ATCGACGAGCTCGGTTCGGCCGAGCTGGTGCAGCTGCTGACCCCCGAGGGCGAGCGGGTCGAGCACCCCGACTTCAGCTTCGACCTGGGTGACGACGCGATCAAGGGCTTCTACCGCGACATGGTGCTGACCCGGCGCATCGACACCGAGGCCACCGCGCTGCAGCGCCACGGCGAGCTCGGCATCTGGGCCCAGCTGCTCGGCCAGGAGGCCGCCCAGGTCGGCTCCGGCCGCGCGCTCCGCCCGCAGGACTTCGTCTTCCCGACCTACCGCGAGCACGGGGTCGCCTGGTGCCGCGACATCGACCCGCTGCGGCTGCTCGGCCTGTTCCGCGGCGTCGACCAGGGCGGCTGGGACCCCAACGAGGGCAACTTCGGGCTCTACACGATCGTGATCGGCGCGCAGACGCTGCACGCCACCGGCTACGCGATGGGCCTGCAGCGCGACGGCGTGGTCGGCACCGGCGACGCGGACCGCGACGCGGCCGTGGTCGCCTACTTCGGCGACGGCGCGAGCAGCCAGGGCGACGTCAACGAGTCGTTCATCTTCGCCGCGTCCTACAACGCCCCGGTGGTGTTCTTCTGCCAGAACAACCAGTGGGCGATCTCCGAGCCGATCGAGCGGCAGAGCCGGATCCCGCTCTACCAGCGGGCGCTCGGCTTCGGCTTCCCCGGCGTCCGGGTCGACGGCAACGACGTGCTCGCGTCGTACGCCGTCACCCAGGCCGCCCTGCAGCGCGCCCGGGACGGCCAGGGCCCCACGCTCGTGGAGGCCTACACCTACCGGATGGGTGCGCACACCACCACCGACGACCCCACCCGCTACCGGCTCTCGGCCGACGTGGAGAGCTGGAAGCTCAAGGACCCGATCCAGCGGGTGAAGGTCTACCTGACCCGCAACGGGCTGGTGGACCAGGACTTCTTCGACGAGATCGAAGACGAGGCAGAGAAGCTCGGCGAGCACCTGCGCGCCGGCTGCAAGGCGCTGCCCGAGCCGCGGATCCTGGACACCTTCGACTACGTCTACGCCGAGCAGACCGCCGAGCTGGCCGCCGAGCGCGACGGCTTCGCGGCCTACCTCGACAGCTTCGACACCACGGCAGGAGCGCACTGA
- a CDS encoding EamA family transporter → MSQRVPGTAGAPGFGLVMTALVVVYVVWGSTYLGIRIVVEEAPPLTSMGLRYATAGVLLGAVLTVRGGLRRLRLTRRQALGAAALGLFLPVLGNGMVSVAENLGAPSGVTALLIAIAPLIIVVFRVAEGDRPGPLTLAGVLLGFAGLAVLVLLGRGGAGDFPLGAALLVLFASSCWALGSYLQPRLPLPEDVFVTTVYEMLFGGAMLTVLGFVSGERFTGDYSARTWLALAYLVVFGSVVAFTAYVWLLDSAPISLVATYAYVNPVVAVFLGWLVLSEAVTGAVLAGGAIVVLAVALVITAERPRRTPEVALASSGEPLPETAADGDLEPTG, encoded by the coding sequence ATGTCACAGCGCGTTCCCGGCACCGCCGGGGCCCCCGGCTTCGGCCTGGTGATGACCGCGCTGGTCGTCGTGTACGTCGTCTGGGGCTCGACCTACCTCGGGATCCGGATCGTGGTCGAGGAGGCGCCGCCGCTGACCTCGATGGGGCTGCGCTACGCCACCGCCGGTGTGCTGCTCGGCGCCGTCCTCACCGTCCGCGGCGGGCTGCGGCGGCTGCGGCTGACCCGGCGGCAGGCGCTCGGCGCCGCCGCGCTCGGGCTGTTCCTGCCCGTCCTCGGCAACGGCATGGTCTCGGTGGCGGAGAACCTCGGGGCGCCCTCGGGGGTCACCGCGCTGCTGATCGCGATCGCGCCGCTGATCATCGTCGTCTTCCGGGTGGCCGAGGGCGACCGGCCGGGGCCGCTGACCCTGGCCGGAGTGCTGCTCGGCTTCGCCGGCCTGGCCGTGCTGGTCCTCCTCGGGCGCGGCGGCGCCGGCGACTTCCCGCTCGGCGCGGCGCTGCTGGTGCTCTTCGCCTCCTCGTGCTGGGCGCTCGGCTCCTACCTGCAGCCGCGGCTGCCGCTGCCCGAGGATGTCTTCGTGACCACCGTCTACGAGATGCTCTTCGGCGGCGCCATGCTCACCGTGCTGGGCTTCGTCTCCGGCGAGCGGTTCACCGGCGACTACAGCGCCCGGACCTGGCTGGCACTGGCCTACCTGGTGGTGTTCGGCTCGGTCGTCGCGTTCACCGCCTACGTGTGGCTGCTCGACAGCGCGCCGATCTCGCTGGTCGCGACCTACGCCTACGTCAACCCCGTGGTCGCGGTCTTCCTGGGCTGGCTGGTGCTCTCCGAGGCGGTGACCGGGGCGGTGCTCGCCGGCGGCGCGATCGTGGTCCTCGCGGTGGCGCTGGTGATCACCGCGGAGCGGCCACGGCGTACCCCTGAGGTCGCCCTCGCCTCCTCCGGCGAGCCGCTGCCCGAGACCGCCGCGGACGGGGACCTCGAACCCACCGGATAG